A window of Pseudophryne corroboree isolate aPseCor3 chromosome 12, aPseCor3.hap2, whole genome shotgun sequence contains these coding sequences:
- the ZNF410 gene encoding zinc finger protein 410 isoform X2, producing the protein MLLPGASGAVRLSSKGPGSGLLNSLQVDIDHSTDTRDDKSGGALLSPSEPSSLLQDLPANENSSFILLNLARSGLGSPSEHLVFVQDEAEDSGNDFLSNDCTDSSTPWFLRVQELAHDSLIAATRAQLAKSAKSSSNADSTLNGSPEADAAATHPEKRLRCSFPGCERAFVYRTHLKYHLKTHRNDRSFKCPAEGCGKSFYVLQRLKVHMRIHNGERPFLCSEPGCGKQFTTAGNLKNHLRIHTGEKPFLCETEGCGRSFAEYSSLRKHQVVHSGVKSHQCQVCGKNFSQSGSRNAHFRKHHSGRKEDHSNTAEHLHLSEDALQDSQLLSVASGRHSYEEYVSILLN; encoded by the exons atgctgctgccag GTGCTTCCGGGGCGGTGCGACTATCCTCTAAGGGGCCAGGATCTGGATTACTGAACAGCCTCCAGGTGGATATTGATCACAGCACAGACACCAGAGACGATAAGAGCGGAGGCGCGCTGCTTTCTCCCTCTGAGCCTTCGTCGCTGCTACAAGACCTTCCTGCAAATGAGAACTCCTCCTTCATCCTCCTCAATCTAGCCAGATCAG GACTAGGCTCGCCGTCTGAGCACTTAGTCTTTGTCCAGGATGAAGCTGAGGATTCTGGGAATGATTTCCTGTCCAATGACTGCACAGACAGCAGCACCCCTTGGTTCCTGCGGGTTCAGGAGTTGGCTCACGACAGTCTTATTGCTGCCACCCGGGCTCAACTGGCAAAGAGCGCAAAGAGCAGCAGTAACG CTGACAGCACGCTGAACGGCTCCCCCGAGGCTGACGCAGCAGCCACGCATCCGGAGAAACGCCTCCGCTGCTCCTTCCCCGGCTGTGAACGCGCCTTCGTCTATAGGACACACCTGAAATATCACTTGAAAACCCACAG AAACGACCGATCTTTCAAGTGTCCCGCAGAGGGCTGCGGGAAAAGCTTCTATGTGCTCCAAAGACTGAAGGTCCACATGCGTATTCACAACGGGGAGCGGCCGTTCCTGTGCTCGGAGCCTGGCTGCGGGAAGCAGTTTACTACAGCCGGCAATCTGAAGAACCACTTGCGCATCCACACCG gagagaaaccatttctgTGTGAGACCGAGGGATGTGGCCGCTCGTTTGCAGAGTATTCCAGTCTCCGAAAGCACCAGGTTGTCCATTCAG GTGTGAAATCTCACCAGTGTCAGGTGTGTGGGAAGAACTTTTCTCAGAGTGGAAGTAGAAACGCTCATTTTCGGAAACATCACTCGGGGAGAAAGGAAG ATCACAGTAACACTGCAGAACATCTACACCTGAGCGAGGATGCTCTGCAGGACAGTCAGCTTCTCTCTGTGGCGTCGGGAAGACACTCTTATGAAGAGTACGTCTCCATTCTACTAAATTAA
- the ZNF410 gene encoding zinc finger protein 410 isoform X1, giving the protein MLSDELESKPELLVEFVQNVSIPLGEGLVKTESKDLTCLSLLPETSECGSMLLPGASGAVRLSSKGPGSGLLNSLQVDIDHSTDTRDDKSGGALLSPSEPSSLLQDLPANENSSFILLNLARSGLGSPSEHLVFVQDEAEDSGNDFLSNDCTDSSTPWFLRVQELAHDSLIAATRAQLAKSAKSSSNADSTLNGSPEADAAATHPEKRLRCSFPGCERAFVYRTHLKYHLKTHRNDRSFKCPAEGCGKSFYVLQRLKVHMRIHNGERPFLCSEPGCGKQFTTAGNLKNHLRIHTGEKPFLCETEGCGRSFAEYSSLRKHQVVHSGVKSHQCQVCGKNFSQSGSRNAHFRKHHSGRKEDHSNTAEHLHLSEDALQDSQLLSVASGRHSYEEYVSILLN; this is encoded by the exons ATGTTATCTGATGAGCTAGAGTCTAAACCAGAG CTGTTGGTGGAATTTGTGCAGAACGTCTCCATCCCGCTGGGAGAAGGCCTTGTTAAGACGGAGTCTAAAGACCTGACCTGCCTATCCCTGCTGCCCGAGACGTCAGAATGTGGCtcaatgctgctgccag GTGCTTCCGGGGCGGTGCGACTATCCTCTAAGGGGCCAGGATCTGGATTACTGAACAGCCTCCAGGTGGATATTGATCACAGCACAGACACCAGAGACGATAAGAGCGGAGGCGCGCTGCTTTCTCCCTCTGAGCCTTCGTCGCTGCTACAAGACCTTCCTGCAAATGAGAACTCCTCCTTCATCCTCCTCAATCTAGCCAGATCAG GACTAGGCTCGCCGTCTGAGCACTTAGTCTTTGTCCAGGATGAAGCTGAGGATTCTGGGAATGATTTCCTGTCCAATGACTGCACAGACAGCAGCACCCCTTGGTTCCTGCGGGTTCAGGAGTTGGCTCACGACAGTCTTATTGCTGCCACCCGGGCTCAACTGGCAAAGAGCGCAAAGAGCAGCAGTAACG CTGACAGCACGCTGAACGGCTCCCCCGAGGCTGACGCAGCAGCCACGCATCCGGAGAAACGCCTCCGCTGCTCCTTCCCCGGCTGTGAACGCGCCTTCGTCTATAGGACACACCTGAAATATCACTTGAAAACCCACAG AAACGACCGATCTTTCAAGTGTCCCGCAGAGGGCTGCGGGAAAAGCTTCTATGTGCTCCAAAGACTGAAGGTCCACATGCGTATTCACAACGGGGAGCGGCCGTTCCTGTGCTCGGAGCCTGGCTGCGGGAAGCAGTTTACTACAGCCGGCAATCTGAAGAACCACTTGCGCATCCACACCG gagagaaaccatttctgTGTGAGACCGAGGGATGTGGCCGCTCGTTTGCAGAGTATTCCAGTCTCCGAAAGCACCAGGTTGTCCATTCAG GTGTGAAATCTCACCAGTGTCAGGTGTGTGGGAAGAACTTTTCTCAGAGTGGAAGTAGAAACGCTCATTTTCGGAAACATCACTCGGGGAGAAAGGAAG ATCACAGTAACACTGCAGAACATCTACACCTGAGCGAGGATGCTCTGCAGGACAGTCAGCTTCTCTCTGTGGCGTCGGGAAGACACTCTTATGAAGAGTACGTCTCCATTCTACTAAATTAA